In Leptidea sinapis chromosome 41, ilLepSina1.1, whole genome shotgun sequence, the following are encoded in one genomic region:
- the LOC126976561 gene encoding lebocin-4-like, which yields MLKLIPLAILLAVFAAEVTSQKFILPTYRPPPRKPIIIRTVRDTDGARDQPQWLYQGDIPRAPTTGDHPYLPPYIDDVQIDANRRYARSLDSPSSKRHGGSSNSRTRGDNGATHPGYNRRNAREVFETNSNMYKAVSIFFFILVVLFAWTSGHALNREERDIQLPKLTRPKIIIPNWNPNAKVEPWKVIGGHNRHRRYAENIENAAMEYPANE from the exons ATGTTGAAGCTTATACCATTAGCCATTTTATTGGCAGTATTTGCCGCTGAAGTGACATCGCAAAAGTTCATTCTACCCACATACCGACCTCCACCTCGAAAGCCGATTATCATTCGCACCGTCCGAGACACTGATGGCGCAAGAGATCAACCACAATGGTTGTACCAAGGTGACATTCCTCGTGCACCAACAACTGGTGATCATCCATACTTACCACCTTATATTGACGATGTGCAAATAGACGCGAATAGAAGATATGCACGCAGTCTGGACTCTCCCAGCAGTAAGCGCCATGGAGGAAGCAGCAATTCCCGTACAAGAGGTGATAATGGTGCAACACATCCTGGCTACAATCGCCGTAATGCAAGAGAAGTCTTCGAAACCAAT AGCAACATGTACAAGGCAGTTTCTATTTTTTTCTTCATACTTGTCGTGCTATTTGCATGGACCTCGGGCCATGCTTTGAACCGAGAAGAACGTGATATTCAACTTCCTAAGTTAACCAGacctaaaataattatacccAATTGGAATCCGAACGCAAAAGTTGAACCATGGAAAGTGATTGGAGGCCACAATCGCCATCGTCGGTACGctgaaaatattgaaaacgCTGCAATGGAGTATCCAGCGAATGAGTGA